Proteins from one Staphylococcus sp. IVB6214 genomic window:
- the xerC gene encoding tyrosine recombinase XerC, translating to MEQIQQQFLNMLKYERLFSEHTLKAYRDDIVQFNRFLAQEQLTLRSFSYQEARGFLQLLYDMGLQRTTVSRKISTLRSFYAYWMTIDEHITNPFVQLVHPKKERYLPSFFYAEEMESLFQTVIQDSKKGLRDRVVLELLYATGIRVSELVGLKKSDVDLSMSLLKVMGKGQKERIIPFGEFCRQSIIDYFSSFGPIQHASHDYLIVNMQGKPITERGIRYLLNDIVKRTTGVTSIHPHKLRHTFATHLLDAGADLRTVQNLLGHVNLSTTGRYTHVTNQQLRHVYLQAHPRATKGEK from the coding sequence TTGGAACAAATCCAACAACAATTTCTTAATATGCTCAAATATGAGCGCCTATTCTCAGAACATACTTTAAAAGCATATCGTGATGATATCGTTCAATTTAATCGCTTCTTGGCACAAGAGCAACTGACATTGCGATCTTTCAGTTACCAAGAGGCAAGGGGCTTTTTACAATTGTTATATGACATGGGGTTGCAACGTACGACAGTTTCACGTAAAATTTCGACGTTGCGTAGCTTCTATGCGTATTGGATGACGATAGACGAGCATATCACAAATCCATTTGTACAACTAGTACACCCGAAGAAAGAACGATACTTACCATCATTTTTTTATGCGGAAGAGATGGAATCGCTATTTCAAACAGTGATTCAAGATTCAAAAAAGGGTTTAAGAGATCGCGTTGTTCTAGAGTTGCTTTATGCGACAGGCATACGTGTATCTGAACTCGTAGGACTTAAAAAGTCAGATGTTGATTTGTCAATGTCTTTACTCAAAGTAATGGGGAAGGGACAGAAAGAACGCATCATACCGTTTGGAGAGTTTTGTCGTCAAAGTATCATTGACTATTTTTCTTCTTTCGGTCCGATACAACACGCCTCACATGATTATCTCATTGTGAATATGCAAGGTAAGCCAATTACAGAAAGAGGTATCCGCTATCTATTGAATGATATTGTAAAACGAACGACAGGCGTCACTTCAATTCACCCACATAAGTTGCGCCATACGTTTGCCACACACTTACTAGATGCAGGAGCCGATCTCAGAACTGTACAAAACTTGTTAGGGCATGTGAACCTATCGACGACAGGACGGTATACACATGTAACGAATCAACAACTACGGCATGTTTATTTACAAGCACATCCACGTGCAACAAAAGGAGAGAAATGA
- the hslV gene encoding ATP-dependent protease subunit HslV → MSSSIHATTIYAVRHNGQAAMAGDGQVTLGQQVIMKNTAKKVRKLYNGRVVAGFAGSVADAFTLFEKFEMKLQQYSGNLERAAVELAKEWRGDKQLRQLEAMLIVMDESNLLVVSGTGEVIAPDDDLIAIGSGGNFALSAGRALKRHASHLSAREMAYESLKVASEICVFTNDHIIVEEL, encoded by the coding sequence ATGAGTTCATCAATTCATGCAACAACAATTTATGCAGTAAGACATAACGGACAAGCTGCAATGGCTGGGGATGGTCAAGTGACATTAGGTCAACAGGTCATCATGAAAAATACAGCGAAAAAAGTGAGGAAGCTTTATAATGGTAGAGTTGTCGCTGGGTTTGCCGGTAGTGTGGCAGACGCATTCACATTGTTTGAAAAATTCGAAATGAAGTTACAACAATACAGTGGCAATCTTGAAAGAGCAGCAGTAGAACTTGCAAAAGAATGGCGTGGCGATAAACAATTACGTCAATTAGAAGCGATGTTAATCGTAATGGACGAATCCAATCTGCTAGTTGTTAGTGGGACTGGAGAAGTTATTGCGCCTGACGACGACTTGATTGCGATTGGGTCAGGCGGTAACTTTGCACTAAGTGCTGGTCGTGCGTTAAAACGCCATGCATCACATCTTTCTGCACGTGAAATGGCTTACGAAAGTTTAAAAGTTGCATCTGAGATTTGTGTATTTACAAATGATCATATCATCGTTGAAGAATTATAA